The genomic window GAAAAGACGCTGCCGCGCCTGGGTCAGGACGTCGTAGACGTGCGCGTAATCCATCACGGCACCTCCGCGCTAGCGAGTCGGCGCGCGCACCGGTGTGCGCAGGCGCCGCCTATCCGATGACCGAACGGATGACGTCTTCCACCGCGCCATACCGGCCGACGAACGTGGGCGTGTCGCGCAGCGTATACGGCCGGGCCGCGGTGCTGCGGAGCACGGTGACGAGCTCAGAGAAGCGCGCGAGATCGTCGGATTCGTATCCGACGAC from bacterium includes these protein-coding regions:
- a CDS encoding chlorite dismutase family protein; this encodes VVGYESDDLARFSELVTVLRSTAARPYTLRDTPTFVGRYGAVEDVIRSVIG